The genome window TTGCCCTGTTTTTTGTCTCCCACTTATTTTCTGAGGCCAATCATTTAACATGTTATATTGGTTGATGGGCTTCTGTTAAAACTTAAGTTGGTGGGTTGTTTTTGACTTGTTACTACAATTTGTATTTTCTTGCAGTGGTTGAAGACATATTCAGGCGAAGGCAGCCATTGCCCTCCATGGATGCTATATACTTTATGCAGCCTACCAAAGAGAAGtaatactttttaatttttgttggagagagagggggagaacCTATCTGttgaatgtttttatttttgtagcaTTTCAGCAGTATAGTTTCTTGATGAATCTTGTTAGAATATAAAACTATTTCCAGAGATCATCCAAACAACTTAACTTTTGGGAACATTGGTAGTTAACCAATGTACCATGATATTAGAGTGAGATCCTACAACTCTACCAATTTATGTATGTTTGGGCTCTTTGAAGGCTGGAGAGAAGCCCACGCATGAAGGGATGTTAGAATGTAGAACAATTATTGTAACACATTGTACAATTTAAGGTTTCAGGAATAGTGAGGCCCAAACAAAACTTGACAAATCACAAGTTTGAGACCTAAAGTTCGATTGAATTGTTAACTATATTTTTAACTTTAGGGTTGTTCAGTTATTCTCTGTTCTTACTCCATCTGTTTCCCTGTCCGTAGAGGGAAATATTTACCTAAAATTTTCCTTGTTTCTTTCGCACCTCTTTGATTGAGCATTTCTTGCGagtaaaatttgaaataaatttctttatttttttctgcTTAATATAGTGCCAAAGTGATTGTTTGAATAATTACCTATTCGCTGTTGGTTTTTTAACGTCAGCCATATAGATGGCAGCctctctaactttctctctctggTGTTAATTTGCAGTGTTATAATGTTCTTGTCAGACATGTCGGGAAGATCACCATTGTACAGGAAGTATGTGCAGCAATATCAGTTGCTTTGTTCTAGTTGTTTGTGTGGTTTTTATCATGTTGAGGCTTGAAGGTTCTAATGgttcttcttttcttgtttttatagGGCATTTGTTTTCTTTAGTTCACCTATTTCAAGAGAATTAGTTAGTCACATCAAGAAGGATGGAACTGTGTTAACTCGCATAGCTAAATTGATCGAGGTTGTAGTTATTTTTCAAACATATCCTAGATTAATAAGTTAGCAGAATTTTATGTATCAGTCAGTTGTCTTCTTTGTTGTTGGTCAAAAGTAAGAAGATGCTGATTTGGGCAAATTTGCAGATGAATTTGGAATATTTTGCAATAGACAGTCAGGTATGTGAAGCTACTGCAgtcaaagttttggtttatttgtgGTCATCATTTTATATTATATCCTTTTCAAAAgaatatttgtttaatttatatttaaatttgggGTTCAAGTGATATTAAGATTCAATGTTCGTAAGCATTTAAAGCAATTtgttagaaaaaaataaaaaagttcatGGCTTTTCTGTTTTGTAATTTCTTTGCACAGGCTTTTGTTACCAACAATGAGAGGGCTTTAGAGGAGCTTTATGGGGATGAGGAGGATTCACGCAAAGGTGTTGCATGTTTGAATGTGATGGCTGCTCGTGTTGCTACAGTTTTTGCTTCGTTAAGGGTACATGTTATAATGAtgttaaattttgattgaatattTGGTACAGGTTTTCTGAAACAcctatttgttttttatttcctAGGAATTTCCTTGTGTGCGTTATCGAGCTGCAAAGTCACTTGATGCCACCACAATGACCACTTTTCGTGATTTAATTCCTACAAAGCTCGCAGCTGGGATCTGGGATTGTCTCATGAAATATAAAAATACTATTAAGAACTTCCCTGAGACAGAAACATGCGAGTTGCTTATCCTTGACAGATCTGTCGATCAGGTTTTTAGGTGCATGTGTTGGTTATAAAAGCATATCATGCATAGTGGTATTCGCTTTATTATTATAATGAATACTCACTTGAATTTTCAGATTGCACCTCTCATACACGAATGGACATATGATGCCATGTGTCATGACCTGCTAAATATGGATGGAAATAAGTACGTGCATGAGGTAAGTTGAAATGTCCATTTACATACATAGATGTGCTTtcaaagtttgtgtttttgtctCTTTTGGATGCTTTATAAAGGGATTGTTTATAGGTTCCAAGCAAAACTGGTGGTCCACCTGAGAAAAAAGAGGTTCTTTTAGAGGATCATGATCCTGTCTGGCTAGAGCTTCGCCACGCACATATAGCAGATGTATGTCCTGTGCCTATTTGTATTTTTCGGGGTTACACAggcataaattaattaattttttttcccatcATTTGACCTTTGTCAGGCTAGTGAACGACTGCATGAGAAAATGACCAACTTCGTATCAAGGAATAAGGCTGCACAGATCCATGGTTCAAGGTTCGCGTGTATTTATTTCttgacttttcttttgttttcttaaatgaaTTCTAATTATGTACTTGTTTCTAACTTTCTTTGAGTAAGGAATAGCTGTAAAACCCTGTTGTTTTCCCGAATTTAGATCATGAGTGGAATTTGTTTTGCTATTCCATTAATACACAATCTTTGACTAGTTTGAAATGAGACATAAGGAATTTACGCACCCTGTTCAGTGGGCTGATAGAAATACTGGAGTCGGGCTAACTGTAACTTCTCTTCTGGTTGAATCATTCTATCATTCTGGTCAAACAAACAGAGCCTAATTGTGTAGTGGCTCGCAAAATTTGCCTGTTCTTTTGTCCATAATGGATTTCTTAACTGGTTAGGAGTGTTTCTGGTTAAAAATAGTTTGGTTTTTCTTGAATAGTCAAGTACTAAGTTCTCATAAAACAAGGACCAGCTCAAGAAATTCCATGCCCATACATGGGACTGCTTGGCTGGATTTTATAGAGACATTACATATTGGCATAGTGCTAATCCTTGATTTGTGCAAATCATTGTTACGTGATGAAGGTATGTGTGCCTCACATCATATCATGTGTATTTCATTGGTGCAAGGAATTTCTCCTCGTAGGGTCTGCCAACCAGACTTTTTTGCAATGGATTCATGGTTAATACAGCTAAATTCTGGTGCTGAgcactttgatttttttaagtAGAAAACTCATTATATGCGTAAACTATATATATAGTGAAGCTTATACATGAGGGATTTATAGTTACTATTGTTAGATCGAATGAGCTGCATGCGGTGGGGTTATTGTATGAAGGGTATAAAATTGTTCTTCGGGCCTTGCACAAAAATCTTGGATTCTTACATCCTCTAAAATAATTCATAATATTACTGTCTGCATCCAAGAAAAAGTATATGAGATTTTCTCTTTCAACTTAATCAACATCATTTTTCTGTTTAAACTTTCAAAGATTAGGCAAGTCTATTGGTATGCCAGTTCGTGTTGTGTTCTGTTTCTCACCTAAATGCTCACGTGTTATATAGAGATGCTCGCGAACTATCTACGAGGGATTTGCAAAAGATGGTTCAAGCATTGCCACAATATAGTGAACAAATCGACAAGCTCTCCCTTCACGTAGAGGTTTGTTCATTTGAAGTATCTGTTTGATTAGCAAAATTCCaccatcaaaattcaaaattttggttAAAGGATTCTGTTCAGTATTTCTGATGACAATTATAAATAATGTGACCATTGCTGTAGTTtatttataattcaattagttaAGAAGATTCTTAAACAGAACAAACCTGTTAATGAATGACTTTTATACATCTAGACATATTCATGTGGCCACCCTTTTGCCTCTTGAATAAGTGTTGTCCAAATCTCACATATGCATTCCATTTTTTGCTCTTTTTCCACCTCAATGTTTCCACTGTCCAATTGTAAAAGATAAATTTGTCTTTGGATGAGGCTTCATTTTTAAGCAAACCAAGAAGTAACTCAGCAAATACAAATTACAAACTAAAAAGTCAATGGATGGAGTAAGAATCACAACAGAAGTGATAGCATATTGAACGACTGAAAGAAATTTTGAGTTGTTGACTTCGAACATGGAAATCATGGATTTAggcaaatattattttatttctccaGATTGCAGGAAAAGTTAACAGAATTATCCGGGAGATTGGGCTTCGAGAACTTGGGCAGTTGGAGCAGGATCTTGTTTTTGGAGATGCGGGCATGAAAGATGTGATCAAATTTTTGACGACAAAAGATGTAAGAAACTTTAGAAGTATATGAGTATGCAAGATTCATTGTCATTGTGTTCTGTAAACTTTATATGCCATTTTTATGCAGGATACAACTGGTGAAAATAAGTTGCGCTTGTTGATGATTCTTGCAGCCATTTATCCTGAGAAATTTCAGGGCGAGAAGGGTCTCAATTTGATGAAGGTTGGTACCACCTGAGGTCAATCAGTATATCTAATCTCATTCAAGTGTTTACTGTGgtacttttcttgttttcagTTAGCAAAATTACCACCGGATGATATGAATGCCGTGAATAATATGAAACTGCTTGGGGGAGCACCAGATACCAAAAAATGCACAGGGGCTTTTTCTCTGAAGTTTGACATTCATAAGGTGAATGTATACAGAATCGTTGAGAGTTCTTTcaattattcaatcaatatcTAACAAGGGGCTATTCAATTTTCAGAAGAAACGTGGAGCTAGGAAAGAACGTCCAAGTGAAGGAGAAACATGGCAGCTTGCTCGCTTTTATCCCATAATAGAGGTACCCCTTTTTGATTATTTTGTAGCCTACTTAGTCTATATGGGTGAATGGTCTGGGTAAATGTCATGTGATTAGAACAGCTATATAGAGTTTGTTGGTCCATGGTAACTCTTCCAATTTGCCTCTCGACTATCTCGGTTCTTGTTTTTGGgacaaccaaaacaaaatgtAATTGAGTTGCCTCTCAGTTAAATCGATGACCATATTCTTTAAgcttttttatttctattacaAAAAATATTAGTTCTGGTAGTAatgatatatatttaaattgcAGTAGGGTTGGGTAGGTattgtttgggtttttttatCACTAAATGGTCCTTTATGTTTTGTCAACTCATCAGTTTGTTCATTAATATTTCAAACTCATTGTTGTCCTTGACATCCAACTCCATTACAAAATTTGTTAGTGTACTGACGTGCTTCAGCATAGGATCCACAAAGCCAATCATATAATGCCACATGAactaataaaattttaattcttagACTAATAGTTTATAATtgtaaaactaataaaaaaaattcatttcttAACCTCCCTTCTTTCTCAAGCGAATCATGACAAACACCTTCATCCTGTGAAATTAGAATTATCTTACGATTTGTTGTGCACAAATTGATTTACAATGAAAAACATTTTCTATTGATCTCATGGGATGGGAAGTACCGAGAaacaattgaatgaataaataatttttgaatTGTTTATTCATTATATATCTCCTGGAATCTAAAAGATATATGTTTAACTGATTATTCATATATCCATTTTGCCGAAAACAGTTGAATGGATAAAGTATTAGAATGCATCCAATTAGGTTGGATTGTTTCCGAGAATgaaaattgtgtttgtgaatgagtACTATGGGGGAGAGAGGAAATCGGAATTGCGTTTGAACTAGGTATGGAAGCAGGTTGAAGATGAATTTATTATTTCATCTTCCCACTCCCATCCCTGTAGCTCAACCACCACCAAACTCAAAGCTCACTGTTCTCTcgttctcactctctctccctcactacCACGCCATCCAACCCCACAAAACAAGCCCCAAATTTCCTCGACCCCCAACCACAATCTTATTGTTTTTATtagttttatcttcttttttttttctgtcaaagTTTTAAGCTATTTGACTATGCACATAGCTTCGGTTCCATCTTGTTTGCCAAGGAGATATGGTTGCTTTTCCTTCTTCAGTAGGCTTTCTGTGGGTTCGGTTGACCTCACCACTTCAGTTCTCATAGAAGAAGCTGTGAGCTAAGAACAAGGAAAGGTTACAATTATGAACTTTTTCTTCAAGAACTGAAGTTTAATCCATGTGGCATCACAGTAATTGGCTTTGTAGGTCCCACACAAATGCCATATCAACACACTAACAAATTTTGTAATCGACTTTATCAGGGACAATATTGATGAGTAGAGCAATAGGTAAGGGACTTGAGTTTGAAACATTAAGGACCAAACTGATGAGTTGACAAAGCATGACCATTTATAATGTTTTCTTGGTATTTTAGTGGGGCATTCACGTGACATTTTCTGGTGAAACTTGCATGGAGATATGTCGTATGCAAATTCTCATGCCATTGAATATGCATAGCATGCTACTTAGTGACTGCTTTGGAAAAAGAAGCAATTAAGGGCTCTGTCTCATAATCTTTACAAGATGTCATGAATATATCATGAAACTCAGTTTCAATGATTGTACGAGTTATCAATTACTATATCTGAATCATCTCTTCGTTCAGGAACTTGTAGAAAACCTTAGTAAAGGTGAACTGTCAAAGGAAGAATATCCATGTTTGAATGACCCAAGTCCAACTTTTCCTGGGACTTCACATGTAGCGGCAATAAATCATCCTCCAGCTGCTCATTCAATGAGATCAAGACGGACGCCAACATGGGCCCGGCCTCGAAATTCTGATGATGGGTATTCGAGGTATCATGTCACTTTACTTGATTATTTTGAATATGGACCAATCATCACTTTTCTTGTATTCCTTTAGTTTTCTGTTAAGCCCAATTCCCTTCATGGTCAAGAGTCCCTCATAATTCTAGCGCCCCTTGTAACTAGACCTACTTTTGGACTGTTGCATTATGGAAATCTTTCATAAGTAGCAACTCTGAGAGCCCCTTGAATGATTTATTTTAACTATTCTCTCCTTCTGCACCTACAGCGATTCAGTATTACGGCATGCATCGAGTGATTTCAAAAAGATGGGCCAGCGCATATTTGTAGTTATAGTAGGTGGGGCTACTAGATCGGAGGTATGAAAATGTTCAACTTGTCCCTAAATGAAGTTGCGATTGCCTTTTCTAGCTTAGTGAGTTTATAAGCTGTGTTTCATTTTCAGCTTAGGGTTTGCCACAAGCTCACAGCTAGACTGAAGAGGGAAGTTGTTCTAGGCTCCTCATGTCTCGAGGATCCTGCTCCGTTTATTGCGGTAATATATTTTAGTTTTGGTCTGTTAACTCTTGATTCTGAGACGAGCTCTCTTTCTCCCCTAACAAACtgtttttttctgaaaatgttgCAGAAACTAAAGATGATGACTGCACACGAGCTCTCGTTGGATGATCTACAGATATGAATGTAGAATCCACAGGAAGGGCTGGGAGTGACATTCGGACAGTTACCAGTCCAATCTGTATTCGTAGATGCATGCTGATTGTATTcatattcttttcttttgaccCTTTTCAACATTCAATATAAAAACCCTACCTATTGATACCGGTAGCTCTTCACATTCTTGAAGGAGCTAATTTGGGTTCCTGCCGACGGCTGCTTCTTGGTTCTGTGAATCTGTATTATAATTTACATGCTAAATTCAATCCAAGCTACAATTGCGACTTCTAGAAcagatacaacaacaacaacaaagccttttcccactaagtggggtcggctatatgaatcctagaacgtcattgcgttcggttttgtgtcatgtcctttgttagatctaagtactctaagtcttttcttagggtcttttccaaagttttcctaggtattcttctaccccttcggccttaaacctctgtcccgtagtcacatcttcgaaccggagcgtcaatagactttttttgcacatgtccaaacaaccgtaaccgattttttctcatctttccttcaatttcggctactcctactttacctcggatatcctcattcctaatcttatcatttctcgtgtgacCACATattcaacgaagcatcctcatctccgctacacccattttgtgtacgtgttgatgcttcaccgcccaacattctgtgccatacagcatcgccagccttattgccgtcctataaaattttcccttgagcttcagtggcctacgacggtcacacaacacgccggatgcactctttcacttcatccatccagcttgtattctatggttgagatctccatctaattctccgttcttttgcaagatagatcctaggtagcgaaaacagtcgctttttggtatttcttgatctccaatcctcacccctaactcattttggcctccatttgcactgaacttgcactccatatattctagctttgatcggcttaggcgaagacctttagattccaacacttctctccagaggttaagcttcgcatttaccccttccgaagtttcatctatcaacactatatcgtttgcgaaaagcatacaccaaggaatatcatcttgaatatgtcctattaactcatccattaccaacgcaaaaaggtaaggacttaaggattgttggtgcacaaaattagtgaggactttggtacaacagaaaaaattaagtttgtgatcttcgctagattgctccggtcattagtgtggataagtatgtaaatagatagatacagggaagca of Malus sylvestris chromosome 6, drMalSylv7.2, whole genome shotgun sequence contains these proteins:
- the LOC126626290 gene encoding SNARE-interacting protein KEULE-like translates to MSFSDSDSSSSYGGDYKNFKQISRDRLLIEMLRSCKTGDSKATWKVLIMDKLTVKIMSYACKMADITDEGVSLVEDIFRRRQPLPSMDAIYFMQPTKENVIMFLSDMSGRSPLYRKAFVFFSSPISRELVSHIKKDGTVLTRIAKLIEMNLEYFAIDSQAFVTNNERALEELYGDEEDSRKGVACLNVMAARVATVFASLREFPCVRYRAAKSLDATTMTTFRDLIPTKLAAGIWDCLMKYKNTIKNFPETETCELLILDRSVDQIAPLIHEWTYDAMCHDLLNMDGNKYVHEVPSKTGGPPEKKEVLLEDHDPVWLELRHAHIADASERLHEKMTNFVSRNKAAQIHGSRDARELSTRDLQKMVQALPQYSEQIDKLSLHVEIAGKVNRIIREIGLRELGQLEQDLVFGDAGMKDVIKFLTTKDDTTGENKLRLLMILAAIYPEKFQGEKGLNLMKLAKLPPDDMNAVNNMKLLGGAPDTKKCTGAFSLKFDIHKKKRGARKERPSEGETWQLARFYPIIEELVENLSKGELSKEEYPCLNDPSPTFPGTSHVAAINHPPAAHSMRSRRTPTWARPRNSDDGYSSDSVLRHASSDFKKMGQRIFVVIVGGATRSELRVCHKLTARLKREVVLGSSCLEDPAPFIAKLKMMTAHELSLDDLQI